The following are from one region of the Syngnathus acus chromosome 10, fSynAcu1.2, whole genome shotgun sequence genome:
- the rtn3 gene encoding reticulon-3 isoform X1, with protein MDPMTQSAQISSSQGLADGQNSALKESRPSDRVLSSPPVSFIRPSQDVKTLPCRGKGDQGLATSLRFSSQPGSFSPDTCAQPESPIKTSPVSERIKALEALAAKKETYCPSDFSSHHRDKVPKLRQETKGASPDWPFEVLGERRQMNAFEESEARAKAPPPSVADWRDAADGGSLQGGLSSAFKPPEGNPASPPLCVPDNLVEAGHDDVEEADFAPTADGDNRAPRRFDWEHPTFPSPPDDGARDAPHGDKNAEAQDLHSSAESDERLAEDAPSPKSDCHPSSDIATSPATADAERVPAPRWERTLMQVPAINVIESQEPNCSDDELQMEFEDDELVEEAVQTARPEENKQEANRRPVQSEFMEGYSPPSSPVESDGERLTPPPAENKFKSAATSWSQASKDSSGSGEDDDSGAARDVATVSSRIGLVRDDTYEGRSFESAFEPSAPKDDDGGGFAADVETPHAEDPEPLTGCDSGAASEPVDSFVEFMRECLKSRPGEDEQYVGRCPPATPQDQLPLEALKRLGGSQEAGEERLPSAPCSQSDTLGTDCTLSQEVDAWVAEARHLAERVLTAMLSHLSVKDLIHWRDPKKSGLVFGLSMLLLLSLAAFSVISVVSYLLLALLCVTITFRIYKSVVQAVQKSGDGHPFKSLIDKDVSIPPETFRKHVDSGLTYINRALKQMSRLFLVEDLVDSLKLAVVMWLLTYVGAVFNGITILILTDILLFAVPPIYEKNKTQIDQYVDLARTQIDTTVTKLQEKLPGAVKRSKTE; from the exons ATGGATCCAATGACTCAGTCTGCCCAGATATCTTCGTCGCAGGGACTCGCCGATGGACAAAATTCTGCGTTGAAAGAATCGAGGCCGTCCG aTCGCGTTCTTTCCTCCCCGCCCGTATCTTTTATTCGGCCGTCACAAG ACGTAAAGACGCTGCCGTGTCGGGGTAAAGGCGACCAAGGGCTTGCCACTTCCCTGCGCTTTTCCTCTCAGCCAGGCTCTTTTTCGCCTGACACTTGTGCGCAGCCCGAGTCGCCGATCAAGACGTCTCCGGTGTCGGAGCGCATAAAAGCTCTGGAAGCTCTCGCCGCCAAAAAGGAGACGTATTGCCCAAGCGACTTTTCCTCGCACCACCGTGACAAAGTTCCCAAGCTGCGCCAGGAGACCAAAGGAGCCTCTCCCGACTGGCCCTTTGAGGTCCTTGGCGAACGGCGGCAAATGAATGCCTTTGAAGAATCGGAAGCTCGGGCAAAGGCTCCTCCGCCGTCCGTGGCTGACTGGCGAGACGCCGCGGACGGCGGCTCTCTCCAAGGCGGCCTTTCTTCCGCATTTAAGCCGCCTGAGGGAAATCCCGCTTCACCTCCACTCTGTGTCCCCGACAATTTGGTGGAAGCCGGCCACGACGATGTCGAAGAGGCCGACTTTGCGCCAACGGCCGATGGCGACAATCGAGCTCCGCGGCGCTTCGATTGGGAGCATCCGACCTTCCCTTCGCCTCCGGACGACGGCGCTCGGGACGCTCCGCATGGCGACAAGAACGCCGAGGCTCAGGACCTCCATAGTTCAGCCGAGTCTGATGAAAGGCTTGCGGAAGATGCCCCCTCTCCAAAGTCTGATTGTCATCCATCCAGCGACATCGCCACTTCTCCTGCGACGGCCGACGCAGAAAGGGTGCCGGCGCCCAGATGGGAACGAACACTAATGCAGGTTCCCGCAATTAATGTCATTGAAAGCCAAGAGCCGAACTGCAGCGACGACGAGCTGCAAATGGAGTTTGAGGACGACGAGCTGGTGGAAGAGGCCGTCCAAACGGCACGGCCTGAGGAAAACAAGCAAGAAGCTAACAGAAGACCCGTCCAAAGTGAATTCATGGAAGGCTAttctcctccttcctctcctGTGGAGTCTGACGGCGAGCGCCTCACTCCTCCACCGGCggaaaacaaattcaagagCGCCGCCACGTCTTGGAGCCAGGCGAGCAAGGACTCGTCCGGCAGCGGCGAGGATGACGACTCCGGCGCAGCCCGCGACGTGGCCACCGTCTCCTCCAGAATAGGTCTCGTGCGAGACGATACGTACGAAGGGCGGTCGTTTGAGTCGGCCTTTGAGCCGTCGGCGCCCAAagacgacgacggcggcggcttTGCCGCTGATGTCGAAACGCCGCACGCCGAGGACCCGGAACCTCTGACGGGCTGTGATAGCGGCGCTGCCTCTGAGCCTGTGGATAGTTTTGTGGAGTTCATGAGAGAATGCCTCAAATCCAGACCGGGTGAAGATGAGCAGTACGTTGGGCGCTGCCCTCCGGCTACGCCGCAGGACCAGCTTCCGCTTGAGGCCCTCAAACGCTTGGGCGGGAGTCAAGAGGCGGGAGAAGAACGGCTGCCGAGCGCGCCGTGTTCCCAGAGCGACACGCTCGGCACCGACTGCACCCTTTCTCAAGAGGTGGACGCGTGGGTCGCCGAGGCCCGTCATCTTGCCGAGCGCGTCTTGACGGCAATGCTTAGCCACCTGTCAG TCAAGGATCTGATTCACTGGCGGGACCCCAAAAAGTCTGGCTTGGTCTTCGGTCTgtccatgctgctgctgctgtcgcTGGCCGCCTTCAGCGTCATCAGCGTGGTGTCCTACTTGCTCCTGGCGCTGCTGTGCGTCACCATCACCTTCCGCATCTACAAGTCGGTGGTCCAGGCCGTGCAGAAGTCCGGCGACGGCCACCCCTTCAA ATCGCTGATAGATAAGGATGTCAGCATTCCTCCGGAGACTTTCCGCAAGCACGTGGACAGCGGCCTGACCTACATTAACCGAGCCCTCAAGCAGATGAGCCGCCTTTTCCTGGTCGAGGACCTCGTGGACTCCCTCAAG CTGGCCGTGGTCATGTGGCTGCTGACCTACGTGGGCGCCGTCTTTAATGGCATCACCATCCTCATCCTCA CGGACATCCTGCTCTTTGCCGTGCCGCCCATCTACGAGAAGAACAAG ACGCAGATCGACCAGTACGTGGACCTGGCTCGGACCCAAATCGACACCACCGTCACCAA gtTGCAAGAGAAACTCCCCGGCGCTGTGAAGCGCAGCAAAACCGAATGA
- the rtn3 gene encoding reticulon-3 isoform X2 — protein MDPMTQSAQISSSQGLADGQNSALKESRPSDRVLSSPPVSFIRPSQVKDLIHWRDPKKSGLVFGLSMLLLLSLAAFSVISVVSYLLLALLCVTITFRIYKSVVQAVQKSGDGHPFKSLIDKDVSIPPETFRKHVDSGLTYINRALKQMSRLFLVEDLVDSLKLAVVMWLLTYVGAVFNGITILILTDILLFAVPPIYEKNKTQIDQYVDLARTQIDTTVTKLQEKLPGAVKRSKTE, from the exons ATGGATCCAATGACTCAGTCTGCCCAGATATCTTCGTCGCAGGGACTCGCCGATGGACAAAATTCTGCGTTGAAAGAATCGAGGCCGTCCG aTCGCGTTCTTTCCTCCCCGCCCGTATCTTTTATTCGGCCGTCACAAG TCAAGGATCTGATTCACTGGCGGGACCCCAAAAAGTCTGGCTTGGTCTTCGGTCTgtccatgctgctgctgctgtcgcTGGCCGCCTTCAGCGTCATCAGCGTGGTGTCCTACTTGCTCCTGGCGCTGCTGTGCGTCACCATCACCTTCCGCATCTACAAGTCGGTGGTCCAGGCCGTGCAGAAGTCCGGCGACGGCCACCCCTTCAA ATCGCTGATAGATAAGGATGTCAGCATTCCTCCGGAGACTTTCCGCAAGCACGTGGACAGCGGCCTGACCTACATTAACCGAGCCCTCAAGCAGATGAGCCGCCTTTTCCTGGTCGAGGACCTCGTGGACTCCCTCAAG CTGGCCGTGGTCATGTGGCTGCTGACCTACGTGGGCGCCGTCTTTAATGGCATCACCATCCTCATCCTCA CGGACATCCTGCTCTTTGCCGTGCCGCCCATCTACGAGAAGAACAAG ACGCAGATCGACCAGTACGTGGACCTGGCTCGGACCCAAATCGACACCACCGTCACCAA gtTGCAAGAGAAACTCCCCGGCGCTGTGAAGCGCAGCAAAACCGAATGA
- the rtn3 gene encoding reticulon-3 isoform X3, with amino-acid sequence MDPMTQSAQISSSQGLADGQNSALKESRPSVKDLIHWRDPKKSGLVFGLSMLLLLSLAAFSVISVVSYLLLALLCVTITFRIYKSVVQAVQKSGDGHPFKSLIDKDVSIPPETFRKHVDSGLTYINRALKQMSRLFLVEDLVDSLKLAVVMWLLTYVGAVFNGITILILTDILLFAVPPIYEKNKTQIDQYVDLARTQIDTTVTKLQEKLPGAVKRSKTE; translated from the exons ATGGATCCAATGACTCAGTCTGCCCAGATATCTTCGTCGCAGGGACTCGCCGATGGACAAAATTCTGCGTTGAAAGAATCGAGGCCGTCCG TCAAGGATCTGATTCACTGGCGGGACCCCAAAAAGTCTGGCTTGGTCTTCGGTCTgtccatgctgctgctgctgtcgcTGGCCGCCTTCAGCGTCATCAGCGTGGTGTCCTACTTGCTCCTGGCGCTGCTGTGCGTCACCATCACCTTCCGCATCTACAAGTCGGTGGTCCAGGCCGTGCAGAAGTCCGGCGACGGCCACCCCTTCAA ATCGCTGATAGATAAGGATGTCAGCATTCCTCCGGAGACTTTCCGCAAGCACGTGGACAGCGGCCTGACCTACATTAACCGAGCCCTCAAGCAGATGAGCCGCCTTTTCCTGGTCGAGGACCTCGTGGACTCCCTCAAG CTGGCCGTGGTCATGTGGCTGCTGACCTACGTGGGCGCCGTCTTTAATGGCATCACCATCCTCATCCTCA CGGACATCCTGCTCTTTGCCGTGCCGCCCATCTACGAGAAGAACAAG ACGCAGATCGACCAGTACGTGGACCTGGCTCGGACCCAAATCGACACCACCGTCACCAA gtTGCAAGAGAAACTCCCCGGCGCTGTGAAGCGCAGCAAAACCGAATGA